One Penaeus monodon isolate SGIC_2016 chromosome 42, NSTDA_Pmon_1, whole genome shotgun sequence genomic window, CACGAAGAGCGCGAGGCGCACGTGCAGCGCGTGCGGCAGGAAGCTGCAGTGCTCGAAGGCTGCGGCGGCGTCGGCGGGGCGCGCCAGCAGCGCCGCCACGCCCACCAGCGCCGCCACGGTGGCCAGCACCGCCAGGTGGTAGCGGATCTGGTGGCGGCGCACGGAGAAGCGGTACTTGTAGGGCCACTGGCACGTGAGCGCGCGGTCCACCAGCAGCGACGCCAGCGTGGCCGCCTGCAGCGCGCGCGTGGCGCTCAGGCTCCACACGAAGGCCCCGCATGCGGCGCCCGACTCGGGCCGCATCAGGCTGAGCAGCGCGAAGGCGAACACCTGCAGCGCCATCAGGAGCTCCTGCACGAACACCGCCAGCAGGAACAGGTCGACGGAGCGCCAGTGGCGGCGGTACGAGTGGAACACGCCCAGCGCCCACGCGCACACCAGGAACACGAGGGGCGCCGCCGCCGACAGCCCGATCCAGCTGTAGGTGAGCGCGCGCATGGTGACGGCCATGGCGCGGGGGCGCTCAGCGCGCGCGGGCCGCCTCGAGGGGCATCGCCGGCGCGGCCTGCGAGTCACGCCCGGCCGCCTCGCCTCGCGGCCATcgcgggggcggcgggggcggcggcggaggacgcgggcgggcggcgcgggcggggggCTCGGCCGGCGGAGTCGTGGCGACGTCGGACTGCAAAGAAAGGAAGGCGTTAGTGGCGCCGAGGACGAGGCAGGTCAAAGGCCAGCTTGCGTCTCGCGGAATACTCTCGGAGAACGCCAAGTGACGGGCTTTTGATCAACATTTCATTCATTCAATTAGCAAGCGCTTCTCAAGAATATCCTTCGCTGCATTTGCATCTCAGGGCAACCATCACAGCGACTGCCATTTATCCAGTACCAAAATCCCGTTTCCTTCCTCCATACCATCActataatcaccaccaccaccaacaacaacacaacagtccatcatcatcatctccaacaTGAtcaaaatcaccaccaccatcaccaccatccccctGGAGATGCAACCCGACCCACCAGGAGCGCCGTGTCCTTGGGTCGGTGGCTTGTCTTCGAGTATCGGTTTTCTCTTGTAGTTtttgcttcatgtctcttttcgctgttttctcttctcgtgtattcattctctcttcctctctctctctctcgttctcccattcattctctgtttcatttatgctctctctctttccacatccacattttctctcgctctctcgttcactcactcgctctctcattcactcactcgctctctcattcactcacttactcgctcactcgctcaatCACTCGCTCACCCACTCGCTCACCCACTCAGTCATCCATACACTCATAGCGTTAacgctatctcctcctccccaaagGAAATATTTGCATCAATAAAACTACCAAGTCTATTTTTACCTTTGCCTCAGTCACTGTCTCTGTTACGTTCTTTTTTCTGGTCTCATATTTCTCCTcgctcttattcttatttctctttctccctctatttctctctctatcctcactTCAACCATTTAAGATGTGACCATTTGTTCCGGTAAAACTCTCAAGTGTGTTTTTATAACtaatctgtctgtttctttttctatatattcctCGTCGCTCGTAAGctacttatttatctctctctgtgtgtctctctccttccttctccctctctctcactccctccctccctcccttccctctcccactccctccctcccttccctttcccctcccactctctccctcccactgccTCCCTCCCACTGCCTCCCTCCCACTGCCTCCCTCCCACTGCCTCCCTCCCACTGCCTCCCTCCCACTGCCTCCCTCCCCACTGCCTCCCTCCCACGCCTCCCTCCCactgcctccctcccctgcctccctcccccttgcctccctccatgccccccccccctgcccctcccttccctctcccctctcctcttccctccctcccactccctccctccctcccttccctctcccctctcctcttccctccctcccactccctccctccctccctccctctcccctctcctcttccctccctcccactccctccctccctcccaaaaaatttccccagcaAGCGATGCATTGAGCCAGATTTTCCCATACTTTCCCACGGTCTTCCGAAGTGACGAGGCAAGACAGACAGCTGGGGCGAAagccggggagagggggagggaggggatttatCGAGAGTGAAGCGAGGGAtccgaagagaaagagaggagagaagggtgggagagaaagaaagggggggaagaggagaaaagagaagaagaaatgtagagaagaagaaagaaagaaagaaagaaaggaaagggaaatgaagcaggaagagagagagaggagagagaggaaagaaagaagagagaagaggaagagaggagaagagagagagagaagaagaggagaggagagaaatgagaagagagagataagagaagagagagagagagagagagagaagagaggagagaggagaagagagagagaggagagagagagagagaagagagtgagagagagagaagagagagaaagagagagaaagagagagagagagagagagagatgagagagagagaaagagagagagaagagagagagagaggagagaaagagagagaaagagagagaaagagagagaaagagagagaaagagagagaaagagagagaaagagagagaaagagagagagagagagcaaagcatAAAGAGATTGAAgatcataaaacaacaaaaacagaatggAATCAAGGAAGAGAGACATATaaggataaagaataataaaaaagaaaattcaagacTTTAAAATGACATACAAAAAAAGGATGAAGCGCCGCAGAATAATACGAATGAGAAGAAAcag contains:
- the LOC119599074 gene encoding uncharacterized protein LOC119599074, whose translation is MAVTMRALTYSWIGLSAAAPLVFLVCAWALGVFHSYRRHWRSVDLFLLAVFVQELLMALQVFAFALLSLMRPESGAACGAFVWSLSATRALQAATLASLLVDRALTCQWPYKYRFSVRRHQIRYHLAVLATVAALVGVAALLARPADAAAAFEHCSFLPHALHVRLALFVLSVYGVLALAGGVSAGVVQAGRGCSVPARAHSDLAPIATATAEFGYAHEGTGQGGRPHSHAHVPPTPARPLVATARP